GAGCATGCGCCGGGGCAATTTCCGCTCCGCGCTGGACGACATTCCGGGCGTGGGCGCGACGCGCAAGAAGCTGCTGCTGCGGCACTTCGGCTCGCTCAAGCGCGTGCGCGAGGCGAGCATCGAGGAGCTGGCCGAGGTGCTCGGGCCCACCGTGGCCGAGCGCGTTCACGCGGCGCTCCATGGCCATCAGGACGAGGACGAGGCCGACCCCATTCGCGAGGCGTCCCTGGCGGACGCGGATGAATTGATCGACGAAAAGTCAGAAGAAGGCTCGCCACCCGGCTCGCCGTGATTAATTTCCGGTTTAACGCGGGGCTGATGAGGCCGCTGCATCCGCGAAGTTCTTGGGGTTTTTCATTGCGACGGGGCTCGGCGCTGATTTATAGCGGACAGGTCCAGTCGAGACGTCTTCAAGGGGCGAGGGACCTAATTATGAGGCTCTATCCGAAGGTGATCCCAATCATCTCCCGGGAGGTCGTCCAGAGGCTGATGCAGGACGGCGATGTCGAGGTGGAGCAGATGCGCGTCGCCGACGCCGAGATGGACCTGTCGGCCATCATGCGCGAGTACCTGGCGAACGAGGAGCGTGTGAACCAGGCCACGCGCGAGGCCCTCGAGCGCCGGGGCTACGACTACTCCAAGTTCAATCAGGTCAAACGTGAAATGGCCGACGTCCGTGGCTTCAAGATGGGCGACGAGGGCATCGAATACGTCATCAACCAGATGATCGAATTCCTGCTCATCAGCCGCAACGTGGAGGAGGTCTACGCCGCCGATAACGTGCTGCGGCAGAAGATCCACGCGGTGATGAAGAAGCACCTGGACGTGGACGAGGAGATCGACCGCGAGGCCCGCTCCCGCCTGCGCCACCTGCAGGAAGGCACGAGCGCCTTCGACATCGAGTACAACAAGACGGTGGAGCAGATCCGCCGGGCGCGGGGTCTCATCTAGCCGGAGGGGAGGCAGGCGCAGCGGGCCCCTCGTTTTCCGGCCCCCCCCAGCCTCCATCCGCTGCCTCCGCTGCTTACCCTCTTTTCAGAGGAGGCAGCGTCGATGGTCGGAATCTTCTCCCCCTTCATGGTCGCCGGGTTGCTCATGGCCAGCCCGGCCGGCTTCACCTTCGATGGTCCCGAGGTCACCGCGCGCACGGTGGGGAACGTCGGCTACTTCACTCAAGGTCCCACTCCCTTCGCCGACCTCTTCGAGCGGGGATCGGGCTCGGTCCAGTTCTCCGCGCGCGAGCGCATCGCGGACCCTCAAGCCACCTACGGGGACGCCGGGCGCCTGGAGGCCACCTTCACCCTCGGGGCCACCACGTACCGGGTGGAGTTGGATCAACCGGGATTTCCTCCCGCCCAGGCCGGGGCCTCTCGAGCCACCGGCCCCCTGCCGCCGCCTCCCGCCCAGCCCATCTTCGGCGGAGTGGTGGTGAACCAGGATCTGCATGGCGGGGCGGCGCTCGGCTCTCCCACCATGTCCCGGGTGCATGCGGCCGCGGCGCTCTGGGGGGTGGGGCGACTGTGGCGCAATGGCCAGTTGATCACCGACACGGCCATCATCCACGCCGCCGCCCTGTCGCGCGGTGCCCATGCGGACGATGACACCTTCCGGGTGCTCCCGGTGGCGCGCGAGGGAGACACGGAACTGAGCGTGCTCGTGTGGAACCTGCCCCTCCAGCTCGAGCCCCGTGGCTTCATCCAGTTCGACTTCGATGACGTGGCCATCGCCGTGAATGGGCTCGAGGTGCCCGCGCTCGCGGCCGTGCCCACCGCCGGGGCCTTCGTCGGAGTCACTCCGCCGAGCTCACCGGTTCCGGGCGGTGTGTTCCTCGGGGGCGTGGCCACTCCCAGTGCGACCTCCCAGACGCCGCCCTCCTCTCAGCAGGCAGTGGGTGGCTCGGGCCTGTCGGGCACCGTACAGACCGCGACCTCGCCCCTGACCGGCACGGGACAGACCGGAGCCTCTCCCCTGGCGGGCACGGGCCAGGTCGGGGTCACACCCCTGGTGAACACGGGGCAGACCGGAGCCACGCCCCAGGTGAACGCGGGACAGAGTGGGAGCTCCGCGTTGGATCGGCAGCGCCTTGGGCCGGAGGTGTTCGATCGGACCACGGAGCGGGTGGCCACCGCCACCTCGAACGCGCTGCCGACCGATGTGGCGGCGAGCACCACGAGCACGGCGAACATCTCCTCGACCTTCCAGTCTCCGGAGCGGGTGGCGATCTCCGCCCAGCCCTCGGGGGGGACCGGCACCATCTCGCCTCCGGCGGTTCCCAACGGCTTCCTGAATGATCAGCGGGTGAGTCTCTCCGACAATCGGCCCCCGCCCGCGCTCAATGCCTTCGTTCCACTCTCTCCGAGCGCGTCGGCCGTGCCTTCCGCCGTGTCCACCCAGGGCTCGTTCTCCGTCGTCCCGCTGGTGCCTGGGGTGGCGGGACCGGAGTTCGCCTTCGGGGGCAATCGCGTGTCGACCGACGTGGTGGCGACGCCGGGCCCGCTGACTTCTCGCGCGGTGGCGGTGCCCCTGGTGGCCACGCCGCAGCCACTCAACGGCCAGGCGCCGGCGCCCCTGGTGGCCACACCGCGGCCGCTCAACGGGACGGCCGCGGTGCCGCTCATCGCCACACCGCCGCCCCTCAACACGCAGCCCCTGTCCGTCGGGGCGCCCGGTGCCGCCGCGGCGCCCGCCGTGGGAGGCTCGGGGCGGTGAGGGCCCGGCCCGGCTCCGCTCGAGGGGGGAGCCGGGCGAAAAATTGACCCTTCGCTACGGACCTGTAGCTTGATGGACATGACGACACCCGCTCTCGCCCGTGGTGCCGCTCCCGCGAAGCTGCGCCGCGTGGGGGCGGATCCGCTCCGCCAGTCCATGCTGTACCTGGCCCACCTGCTGCCCGAGCGGGCCGATGCCACCGTGATGATGGACTTCCTGGAGGACGATCTGCGCGAGGGGCTCGACGCGCTGAGCGACGTCGAGGAGCACTTCGCGGAGCTGCTCGCGGCGCTCCGGCCAGAGGCCGTCTGCCCGAGGGGGCTGCTCGAGGCGGGGGATGATCTGCTCGTGCAGAAGCGGCTGGAGCTGCTGATGGACGTGGTGATGCGCCTGCGCCGTCGGCTGTCGCAGGCGGCGGGGCTGATGCGTCAGACGCCTACCACTTGAGGGCTTCCTTGCCCTGGGACTGCCGCGCCTGTTCGCCCGGACGGGAGAACGAGGTGAGCGTGGCGCGCACGGCGCCCAGGTCGATGCTGCCCACGGCCGCGAGTGGCAGGCGGCGCGCGTCGTCGGAGATCCACACGTGGACCTCGCGCGACTGCGAGGGCTTGTCCAGGCGCACCGCAGTGCCCGACAGGTGCCAGGCCTCGAACTCACCCAGGGGCATGGACACGTGCTCGCGCTTGAGCACGGTGCCCGCCATGCGCCACATGCGGCGCACCCCGTAGACGTCGAAGCAGATGGGCAGGCCTTCCTTGAGCGGGAGCTGGCGCAGCATGTAGATGGCGCCGGCCACGTCCAGGCCATCGTGCTCGTAGGTCAGGTCGTTGCGGCCCTTCTTGCCCTTGAGCGTGTAGTCCACGCTGACGCTGCGCCGGTTGGGATGGAAGGCGACCTCCACCGTGCGCCGCACCTCGTTCTCCATGGCGTCCTCGGTGTAGCGCGAGCTGCGCAGCGTCTTGGGGTGCAGGTAGCTCACGGCGGTGGCATCCACCCGGCGCACCTTGGAGAAGAAGGAGTTGGTCTGCACCTTGATCTGCACGGGCAGCACGCCGTCCTGCTTCTTCTGCACCTGCATGGTCATCTTCCCGGCGGTGGCGCCCATGGCGTCGAGGTCGAAGTCGAGCAGCTCGCCGGGAGCGAACGCCATGGGGCTGCGCGGCTGGGGCAGGACCTGGGTGCAGCGCGGCACGGAGACCGGAGCGGCCGGGGCCGCCGTCACCGGTTGGGCCTTGTGTTCCTCGGGGCCGTCCGTGTCCGGAATCTGGGCCCAGGCCGCGGAGGAGAAGCACAGCAGCAGGGGGGCGAGGGCGGTACGCATGGGATTCATCCTTGCTTCTCCAGGTCAGGGGGCTCCAACGTCACTTGGGATGGACGCCCGAACGTTTCGCTTCTTCAGCCGCGTTCCAGCGCTGGCGCAAGCGCGCCGTCATCTCGCGGCGCACCTGCTCCCATCGGCCGCCATTCAACTCCACCTCGTACCCCGAGCGGGTGAGTCGCCGTGCGGCCTCGCGGGCGAAGGCGCGCTCCCCGAGTGATTCCAGGAGCTGGAGGTACTCATAGTCCTCCAGCCCATCGCGCAGGTGCTTGAGGCGCAGGGACACCACGGGCTGGTGGCGCGACAGGCCCGTGTGGGCCGGGGTGCCCGGGTAGAAGAAGGTGCCGTCGCCGTTGCCGCCGAACTCGAACACGTCCTTCCAGGGGTCCTTCGTGTTGTAGGCGAAGACGGTGTCGAAATAGAGCTCGCCGTCCACGCCGGAGAGGAAGGCCAGCGGCCCCATGGCGCGGTTGAGCGGGGCGGGGTGATCCACCATGTACGAGGCCCAGCCGCTGTAGGCCTTCTCCGTGGTGGAGTCCTTCGCGGGGCCTCCCGTGCAGCCGTGCGAGTTGCAGCTCTGGTACCACCACACCTTCACGTTCGGCGCGAGCTTGCCACGCAGGGTCTGCAACGGGACGACGTTGCGGCACGTCTGGGGACCGGGGCGGGGGAAGAAGCAGTTGAGGGTGGGGGCGAGGATGTCCGCCGAGCCGCGCAGTGCCTCGTCCAGGGGCGAGGTGACGAGCACCGGCACGTCCTTGCCGGCCGTGCGCACGCGCAGGGCCTGGGCGCGCACGAGCGGCACGTCCTCGGGCTTGGGCTCGTCCTTGGCGTAGAAGAAGAGCTGGGCGGGCCAGCCCTTGTCCCTGGCGTGCTCGGCGAAGGCCCGGTAGTACGCGGCCTTCTGCTCGTCGGTGCGGGCGGCCTTCGAGTCGCGCACGTCCACGGTGGTGAAGCGGGCGCCCGAGGGCAGCGCCGAGCCGTCGAGGAAGGGCCCCACCTCGGCGTCATAGGCGCGGAAGTCCAGCACCGCGCGGCCCTCCTCGAAGCGCACCGGCGGGGGCTCCATGCTCATGCCATGGGCGCTGACGCGGTGGGCGAGCAGCGCCGTCACGTAGTCGCGCAGCAGCGTCTGGGCCTCGGGCGAGTCGGGCTTGAGTCCATGGCCCTTGGCGATGCTGTAGAGCGAGATGCCGAAGCTGTTGGGCAGCGAGGAGGTGGCGGGCAGGACGAAGGGTTGCACCTCGGCGGTGAAGGGCACGCTCGCCGCGGGCGCGCCTTCCATGTCCAGCTTCAGCGCGCCCTGGTAGGTGCCGGGCCGCTGGGCCTTGGGTGCGCACAGCTCCACGTAGAGCACCAGGGGCGCCTGGGTGTCCTTCCGGGGCGCCTCCACCGGGACGAGCGGATCCGGCCACGCGCCCGTGCCTCCCTGGGAGTTGGAGGGCGTCTTCACCTCCAGGAAGTCCTCGCGCCACACCGAGGCCTCCAGGGGCGTGCCCGGCCCCCGCAGCGCGAGCGGCGCCACCTGGACGCGCGAGACGCCGGGCGGCAGCACCACCTGGGCCCCCTCGCACTCGCCTCGCGCGAGGCTCAACCGGGCTTCCTTCTCACCCGGGATGGACACGCCCGGCCGCACCTTCTCCAGGGCCGACACCACCCGC
Above is a window of Cystobacter fuscus DNA encoding:
- a CDS encoding DUF507 family protein — translated: MRLYPKVIPIISREVVQRLMQDGDVEVEQMRVADAEMDLSAIMREYLANEERVNQATREALERRGYDYSKFNQVKREMADVRGFKMGDEGIEYVINQMIEFLLISRNVEEVYAADNVLRQKIHAVMKKHLDVDEEIDREARSRLRHLQEGTSAFDIEYNKTVEQIRRARGLI
- a CDS encoding DUF4091 domain-containing protein; its protein translation is MAALGMVGWWLAGMMTVAPAPRVVSALEKVRPGVSIPGEKEARLSLARGECEGAQVVLPPGVSRVQVAPLALRGPGTPLEASVWREDFLEVKTPSNSQGGTGAWPDPLVPVEAPRKDTQAPLVLYVELCAPKAQRPGTYQGALKLDMEGAPAASVPFTAEVQPFVLPATSSLPNSFGISLYSIAKGHGLKPDSPEAQTLLRDYVTALLAHRVSAHGMSMEPPPVRFEEGRAVLDFRAYDAEVGPFLDGSALPSGARFTTVDVRDSKAARTDEQKAAYYRAFAEHARDKGWPAQLFFYAKDEPKPEDVPLVRAQALRVRTAGKDVPVLVTSPLDEALRGSADILAPTLNCFFPRPGPQTCRNVVPLQTLRGKLAPNVKVWWYQSCNSHGCTGGPAKDSTTEKAYSGWASYMVDHPAPLNRAMGPLAFLSGVDGELYFDTVFAYNTKDPWKDVFEFGGNGDGTFFYPGTPAHTGLSRHQPVVSLRLKHLRDGLEDYEYLQLLESLGERAFAREAARRLTRSGYEVELNGGRWEQVRREMTARLRQRWNAAEEAKRSGVHPK
- a CDS encoding DUF3108 domain-containing protein yields the protein MNPMRTALAPLLLCFSSAAWAQIPDTDGPEEHKAQPVTAAPAAPVSVPRCTQVLPQPRSPMAFAPGELLDFDLDAMGATAGKMTMQVQKKQDGVLPVQIKVQTNSFFSKVRRVDATAVSYLHPKTLRSSRYTEDAMENEVRRTVEVAFHPNRRSVSVDYTLKGKKGRNDLTYEHDGLDVAGAIYMLRQLPLKEGLPICFDVYGVRRMWRMAGTVLKREHVSMPLGEFEAWHLSGTAVRLDKPSQSREVHVWISDDARRLPLAAVGSIDLGAVRATLTSFSRPGEQARQSQGKEALKW